In the Helianthus annuus cultivar XRQ/B chromosome 11, HanXRQr2.0-SUNRISE, whole genome shotgun sequence genome, one interval contains:
- the LOC110890321 gene encoding phosphatidylserine decarboxylase proenzyme 2 isoform X4, whose translation MQEKKFVLETNGARIAKVSVFETNRLSKNNLVGYCEIDVLEFLSRQVSDSKTSVLELFDPSSSDKPVGKISVSCSIEDPIETEKSFAKRILSIVDYDADGKLSLSEFSELINAFGNQSAAKKKEELFKAADENGDGVVSMDELATLLALQQEKEPLINCCPVCGELLNISDKLNSLIHMSLCFDEGTGNQVMTGGFLTDKQASYGWMFKLSEWAHVSSYDVGLNSGSSASHIVVYDRVKKRLVEEIIDGKIVLSMRAIYQSKVGLGIMDKGAKEILQSLSEKQGKKMNSVESAKNIPAFLELFKDQINLAEVKYPLDHFKTFNEFFIRELKPGARPIACAERDDVAVCAADSRLMAFRTAEESLRFWIKGKKFSIQGLLGNISCPNAFIDGTLVIFRLAPQDYHRFHFPVSGTIEQIVDIPGSLYTVNPIAVNSKYCNVFTENKRAVSVISTADFGKVAFVAVGATMVGSITFTKKTGDHVRKGDEFGYFSFGGSTVICVFEKDSIALDEDLLAKSARSLETLVSVGMQLGVSVKKHTELSSLNIN comes from the exons ATGCAG GAGAAAAAGTTTGTTTTGGAGACAAATGGTGCTCGCATCGCAAAAGTATCAGTTTTTGAG ACCAACAGATTATCAAAGAACAACCTCGTTGGGTATTGTGAAATTGATGTTCTTGAATTCCTCAGTCGA caGGTTTCAGATTCTAAGACTTCGGTGCTTGAGTTATTTGATCCATCATCATCCGATAAACCTGTTGGCAAAATATCTGTTTCATGTTCTATTGAG GACCCAATCGAAACGGAGAAAAGTTTTGCAAAACGTATCTTGTCTATAGTT GATTACGATGCTGATGGGAAATTGTCGTTGTCTGAGTTTTCAGAACTAATAAATGCATTTGGCAATCAATCGGCAGCAAAGAAG AAAGAAGAGCTCTTTAAAGCAGCTGATGAAAACGGAGACGGTGTTGTTAGCATGGATGAGCTGGCTACGCTTCTCGCTCTACAACAAGAAAA GGAGCCGCTTATTAACTGTTGTCCTGTTTGTGGGGAGCTTCTTAACATTTCCGATAAGTTGAATTCGTTGATTCACATGTCACTATGTTTCGATGAAGGCACTGGAAACCAGGTCATGACTGGAGGGTTTTTAACCGATAAACAGGCTTCTTACGG GTGGATGTTTAAACTATCTGAATGGGCCCATGTTTCATCCTATGATGTAGGCTTGAACTCTGGTTCAAGTGCTTCACATATTGTGGTTTACGATCGCGTAAAAAAGAGGCTTGTAGAGGAGATAATTGATGGAAAGATTGTTTTATCGATGAGAGCGATTTATCAATCCAAAGTAGGGCTCGGCATTATGGACAAAG GAGCAAAAGAAATATTGCAGAGCCTATCAGAAAAGCAAGGAAAGAAAATGAATTCGGTTGAATCTGCTAAAAACATACCAGCATTTCTTGAACTTTTCAAG GATCAAATCAATTTGGCTGAAGTGAAGTACCCTCTGGATCATTTCAAG ACTTTTAATGAATTTTTTATAAGAGAACTGAAACCTGGAGCACGGCCAATTGCTTGTGCGGAACGTGATGATGTGGCTGTCTGTGCTGCTGATTCTCGTTTAATGGCATTTAGAACGGCTGAAGAAAGTCTCAGATTCTGGATCAAG GGTAAAAAGTTTTCAATCCAAGGTCTTTTGGGCAACATTTCATGCCCTAATGCTTTCATTGACGGAACCCTAGTGATATTTCGCTTGGCACCACAG GACTACCATCGGTTCCATTTTCCAGTATCCGGAACTATTGAGCAAATTGTTGATATTCCCGGATCCTTATATACG GTTAATCCTATCGCCGTGAATAGCAAGTATTGCAATGTTTTCACGGAGAACAAACGGGCTGTATCAGTTATATCTACTGCCGATTTTGGCAAG GTGGCATTTGTGGCAGTTGGAGCAACAATGGTTGGCAGCATCACATTTACTAAAAAGACGGGAGACCATGTGCGCAAAGGAGACGAG TTTGGTTATTTCTCTTTCGGTGGAAGTACAGTCATTTGTGTCTTTGAGAAG GACTCGATAGCGCTAGATGAGGACCTGTTGGCTAAAAGCGCGAGATCTCTGGAGACACTTGTTTCTGTTGGAATGCAGTTGGGGGTCTCCGTAAAGAAACATACAGAACTTTCATCACTAAACATTAACTAA